Genomic DNA from Chloroflexota bacterium:
TCGAACCGTTGCTGACCAAGCCCATCGAAACCCAGCCCGCGCCAGTGGATTTGCGCGAGGCGCTCGAAGTCGTGGGCGAGGACATTGATATTTTGCGCGATGCAGTCGCCTCGTCGCTTGCCGAAGTGCCGGCACAATTACAGATGCTCAAAGACGCGATGTCGAATCAAGACGCGTCGGCGGTCGAAGCCAAGGCGCATCGGCTCAAGGGTGTGATGGCGAACCTGGGTGGTTTGACTGCGCGCGAGGTCGGTCAGCGCCTCGAAACGATGGGCGAGCAAGGCAACCTCGTGGGCGGACACGATGCGGTAGCCGCGTTCGAAAAAGAAATCACGCGCGTGATCGCGTTCTATACGGATCCGGCGTGGGAACAATCCGCGCACGCGCTCGCGGGAGGATAAGGGATGGCGTTTCGAATTTTGTGTGTGGATGACGATCAGCCGCAATTGAGCATCATCTCCGCAGTGCTGCGGAAAGAGGGTTATGAGGTGGATTGTGCGCTCGACGGGAACGAGGGTCTGGTCAAAGCGCGTTCGTTCAAACCAAACCTCATCATCCTGGATGTGATGATGCCGGGCTTGAACGGATACCAGGTCTGCAAACGATTGCAAGCGGATCCGGAGACCGCCAAGATAGGCGTGTTGATGTTGACGGCAAAAGGCGGCGTGGACGATAAATATCGCGAAGCCGGCGATTTTGCTGGCAAGGTCAAGGACCGCATGGCTGGGTTTGAAGTCGGCGCAACCGAGTTCTTGACCAAGCCAATCAAAGCGAAGGAACTCGTTCAGCGCGTCAAAGCCGTGCTCTGGGCGCACGGCAATGAATAAGCAAAACTAGGAACGCTCCAGCGAGCGTTCTGGTTTTCCGAGTCATTGAAACA
This window encodes:
- a CDS encoding response regulator: MAFRILCVDDDQPQLSIISAVLRKEGYEVDCALDGNEGLVKARSFKPNLIILDVMMPGLNGYQVCKRLQADPETAKIGVLMLTAKGGVDDKYREAGDFAGKVKDRMAGFEVGATEFLTKPIKAKELVQRVKAVLWAHGNE